In the genome of Candidatus Microbacterium phytovorans, one region contains:
- a CDS encoding lycopene cyclase domain-containing protein: protein MMYGVIVLPFVAVTIAVTLATLRMPHFPARMAGSGIAAAVLLILTAVFDNVMIAAGLFTYPEHLISGVRIGLAPIEDFSYPLCAAFLVPAVRTLLERRRVS, encoded by the coding sequence GTGATGTACGGCGTGATCGTGCTGCCGTTCGTCGCGGTGACGATCGCCGTGACCCTCGCCACCCTGCGGATGCCGCACTTCCCCGCTCGCATGGCGGGGTCCGGCATCGCCGCGGCCGTGCTGCTGATACTCACCGCCGTCTTCGACAATGTCATGATCGCGGCGGGCCTCTTCACCTACCCGGAGCATCTCATCAGCGGGGTGCGCATCGGCCTCGCACCCATCGAAGACTTCTCCTACCCGCTCTGCGCCGCGTTCCTCGTGCCCGCGGTGCGCACTCTCCTCGAACGGCGGCGCGTCTCATGA
- a CDS encoding squalene/phytoene synthase family protein — protein MTGGELYDRCARDAAAAVIANYSTSFALATRLLGPRVRPQVREIYALVRVADEIVDGAAEAAGLDRDQQRVLLDALETETLAAIDRGFSVDLIVHAFATTARSCGIGEDLIRPFFSSMRTDLDLAAHDAASHESYVYGSAEVVGLMCLQVFVNAGSPVPRAPDARLVEGARRLGAAFQDINFLRDQADDSERLGRDYLGIGGTTDRATVLKRIDRDLDAAAAVIPELPRDCRRAVTTAHGLFRELAIRLRDSDENVRVSVPRTVKARIAARAIAGRAPRRSPS, from the coding sequence GTGACGGGCGGTGAGCTGTACGACCGGTGCGCGCGCGATGCCGCAGCGGCCGTCATCGCGAACTACTCGACGTCCTTCGCGCTCGCGACGCGTCTCCTCGGACCGCGCGTACGCCCCCAGGTGCGCGAGATCTACGCGCTGGTCCGTGTGGCCGACGAGATCGTCGATGGCGCCGCTGAGGCCGCCGGTCTCGACCGCGATCAGCAACGTGTACTCCTGGACGCCTTGGAGACCGAGACCCTCGCGGCCATAGACCGCGGATTCAGTGTCGACCTCATCGTTCATGCATTCGCCACGACGGCTCGCTCCTGCGGCATCGGCGAAGACCTCATCCGTCCGTTCTTCTCGTCGATGCGCACCGATCTCGACCTCGCCGCGCACGACGCGGCATCCCACGAGTCCTACGTCTACGGTTCCGCCGAGGTGGTCGGCCTCATGTGCCTGCAGGTGTTCGTCAACGCAGGTTCCCCGGTACCGCGCGCCCCCGACGCGCGCCTGGTCGAGGGTGCCAGACGGCTGGGAGCCGCCTTCCAGGACATCAACTTCCTGCGCGACCAGGCAGACGACTCCGAGCGCCTGGGCCGGGACTATCTCGGGATCGGCGGGACGACCGACCGAGCCACCGTGCTCAAGCGCATCGATCGCGACCTCGACGCCGCGGCCGCCGTGATCCCCGAGCTGCCACGGGATTGCCGACGCGCCGTCACGACAGCCCACGGCCTGTTCAGAGAGCTCGCCATACGTCTGCGCGACTCGGACGAGAACGTGCGCGTCAGCGTTCCCCGCACCGTCAAGGCACGGATCGCCGCTCGGGCGATCGCGGGCCGCGCACCCCGGAGGTCTCCCTCATGA
- a CDS encoding MarR family transcriptional regulator, translating to MDMNASDLAALRMLIVREQRGHWVSPHDIASHLAISTASTTKLLDRLTRSGHLERRPHPHDRRARIVVLSEAARTEFYRHLGARMTKMRVAVESYSDDELRAIVRFLGDMEEALTQEPDANPSATA from the coding sequence ATGGACATGAACGCGAGCGACCTCGCCGCCCTGCGCATGCTCATCGTGCGGGAGCAGCGCGGGCACTGGGTGTCGCCCCACGACATCGCGTCGCATCTGGCCATCTCCACCGCCTCCACGACGAAGCTGCTCGACCGGCTGACCCGGAGCGGTCACCTCGAACGGCGACCGCACCCCCACGACCGACGCGCCCGGATCGTCGTGCTGTCCGAGGCGGCGCGCACCGAGTTCTATCGACACCTCGGCGCGCGCATGACGAAGATGCGCGTGGCGGTGGAGTCCTACAGCGACGACGAACTGCGCGCGATCGTCCGATTCCTCGGCGACATGGAGGAGGCGCTGACACAGGAGCCAGACGCGAACCCGTCCGCCACCGCGTGA
- a CDS encoding polyprenyl synthetase family protein has translation MIELAPEHRESVDGAIDRALTRLAARARPHGESAQALTAAVHAAAADGKRLRPALVVAAFTAYGGDTDAVPALWDVAAAFEILHTALLVHDDLIDRDDERRGIPNVSGRFRARAQSFGADAHGTAVVADAAAVLAGDLLLFEATRLVATAALTDVERDELFAVLDEALLVSAVGELADAEHAARADLPDAEALLTAAHDKTAVYSFRAPLRAGAILAGAASHPALADAAAALGLAFQLVDDLIGTFGSRSQAGRDPGADLREAKRTPLIALARQSESWSRVSDALAEAHTGPIAVRRAQREIEASGARAGVEELVRANLRRARAHAASPELPPPAVMLLAGIADAIERRIP, from the coding sequence GTGATCGAGCTCGCTCCCGAGCACCGCGAGAGCGTCGACGGTGCCATCGATCGCGCCCTGACGCGATTGGCCGCGCGCGCCCGACCCCACGGCGAATCGGCGCAAGCCCTCACCGCCGCCGTTCACGCCGCCGCGGCCGACGGCAAACGGCTGCGCCCGGCACTGGTCGTCGCCGCGTTCACGGCGTATGGCGGGGACACGGATGCCGTCCCCGCACTGTGGGACGTCGCAGCCGCGTTCGAGATCCTGCACACGGCGCTCCTCGTCCACGACGACCTGATCGACCGCGACGACGAGCGCCGTGGCATCCCGAATGTCTCGGGGCGATTCCGCGCGCGGGCCCAGAGCTTCGGGGCAGATGCGCACGGCACGGCCGTCGTCGCGGATGCTGCGGCCGTCCTCGCGGGGGATCTTCTCCTCTTCGAGGCCACGCGCCTGGTCGCGACAGCGGCTCTCACCGACGTCGAGCGGGACGAGTTGTTCGCGGTGCTCGACGAAGCGCTCCTCGTGTCGGCGGTCGGCGAACTGGCCGACGCCGAGCACGCGGCACGCGCCGATCTACCCGACGCCGAAGCGCTGCTGACCGCGGCACACGACAAGACGGCCGTGTACTCCTTCCGCGCCCCGTTGCGCGCCGGCGCCATCCTCGCCGGCGCCGCCTCGCACCCCGCCCTCGCCGACGCGGCGGCGGCCCTCGGGCTCGCGTTCCAACTCGTCGACGACCTGATCGGCACTTTCGGCTCCCGCAGCCAAGCCGGGCGAGACCCCGGCGCCGATCTGCGCGAGGCCAAGCGAACGCCGCTGATCGCGCTGGCACGGCAGAGCGAGTCGTGGTCCCGCGTGAGCGACGCTCTGGCCGAGGCCCATACGGGACCGATCGCCGTGCGCCGTGCGCAGCGCGAGATCGAGGCGAGCGGTGCACGTGCGGGTGTCGAGGAGCTCGTGCGAGCCAACCTCCGCCGCGCCCGGGCCCACGCGGCATCCCCCGAGCTGCCGCCCCCTGCCGTCATGCTCCTCGCGGGGATCGCGGATGCCATCGAGCGGCGCATTCCGTGA
- the idi gene encoding isopentenyl-diphosphate Delta-isomerase, with protein MSPTELVVLLDDDGREIGTAPKASVHGTDTALHLAFSCHVYNSRGETLVTRRALDKGTWPGVWSNSFCGHPRPAEPVIDAVHRRAEHELGITLRDVRLALPLFRYRAVDASGIVEHEVCPVYIAVTDDEPDLNPREVAEARWVDPVGLATGLRVTPWAFSPWLVLQAEQLDVLSNGQERRAS; from the coding sequence ATGTCGCCGACAGAGCTCGTCGTCCTACTCGATGACGACGGACGGGAGATCGGCACGGCTCCGAAGGCCAGTGTGCACGGAACCGACACTGCGCTGCACCTCGCATTCTCCTGCCACGTCTACAACTCCCGAGGCGAAACCCTCGTCACTCGGCGCGCGCTCGACAAGGGCACCTGGCCGGGGGTGTGGAGCAACTCCTTCTGCGGACACCCGCGTCCCGCCGAGCCCGTCATCGATGCCGTCCACCGGCGCGCCGAGCACGAGCTGGGCATCACGCTGCGCGACGTGCGACTCGCCCTCCCCCTGTTCCGCTACCGCGCCGTCGACGCGAGCGGCATCGTGGAGCACGAAGTCTGCCCCGTTTACATCGCGGTGACGGACGACGAGCCCGACCTCAATCCGCGCGAGGTGGCCGAGGCTCGCTGGGTCGACCCGGTGGGATTGGCCACGGGATTGCGCGTGACCCCGTGGGCCTTCAGCCCCTGGCTCGTGCTCCAGGCCGAGCAGCTCGACGTGCTCTCCAACGGGCAGGAGCGGAGAGCCTCGTGA
- a CDS encoding lycopene cyclase domain-containing protein: MPGLYLACLLVSATGLALLDARFRLVLWSAGAGRAAAAIALGTAFFLAWDAVGIAAGVFVKGDSPLLLGWDLAPHLPVEEPVFLAFLCYLALLVHGAVSRRQERMRVADEKA, translated from the coding sequence GTGCCCGGACTGTACCTGGCGTGCCTGCTCGTGTCCGCCACCGGACTCGCGCTGCTCGACGCGCGCTTCCGGCTCGTACTGTGGTCGGCGGGCGCCGGTCGCGCTGCGGCGGCGATCGCCCTCGGAACGGCCTTCTTCCTCGCGTGGGATGCCGTCGGCATCGCCGCGGGGGTGTTCGTCAAGGGCGACAGCCCTCTCCTGCTGGGTTGGGACCTCGCCCCCCACCTTCCGGTGGAGGAACCGGTCTTCCTGGCCTTCCTCTGCTACCTGGCCCTCCTCGTACACGGGGCCGTGAGCCGGCGTCAGGAGCGGATGCGGGTCGCGGACGAGAAGGCGTGA
- a CDS encoding prenyltransferase, translated as MTGTLRQLLLASRPVSWINTAYPFAAAYLLSTRQIDATLIVGTIFFLVPYNLAMYGINDVFDYESDLRNPRKGGAQGSVLDRRFHRVTLWASAIASLPFFVYLAIVGSPASWLVLALSLFFVVFYSAPPLRLKERPVADSITSSIHFFSPAVYALVLAGATWTWPLVAVIAAFALWGVASHAFGAVQDIVADREAGIASVATVLGARPTVRLALGCYAAAGLVVLGAAWPGPFAALLVIPYLVAVWPYRHLADADCAAATTGWRRFLWINQLTGFGVTLLLIWWWFVA; from the coding sequence ATGACCGGAACCCTGCGGCAGCTCCTTCTCGCGTCGAGACCCGTCAGCTGGATCAACACCGCGTACCCGTTCGCGGCGGCGTACCTGCTTTCCACGCGACAGATCGACGCCACGCTCATCGTCGGCACGATCTTCTTCCTGGTGCCCTACAACCTCGCGATGTACGGCATCAACGATGTGTTCGACTACGAATCCGATCTCCGCAATCCCCGTAAGGGGGGCGCACAGGGGTCGGTCCTCGACCGACGCTTCCATCGTGTCACGTTGTGGGCCTCTGCGATCGCATCCTTGCCCTTCTTCGTCTACCTCGCCATCGTCGGCTCACCGGCGTCGTGGCTCGTCCTCGCACTCAGCCTCTTCTTCGTCGTGTTCTATTCCGCTCCCCCGCTCCGGCTCAAGGAGCGACCCGTAGCCGACTCGATCACGAGCAGCATCCACTTCTTCTCCCCCGCCGTCTACGCTCTCGTGCTCGCCGGTGCGACCTGGACCTGGCCGCTCGTCGCGGTCATCGCCGCGTTCGCGCTATGGGGCGTGGCCTCCCACGCGTTCGGTGCGGTGCAGGACATCGTCGCCGACCGGGAGGCGGGCATCGCCTCCGTCGCCACAGTCCTGGGGGCCCGACCGACCGTCCGGCTCGCGCTGGGCTGCTACGCCGCCGCCGGACTCGTCGTCCTCGGCGCGGCCTGGCCCGGCCCGTTCGCGGCCCTGCTGGTGATCCCCTACCTCGTTGCCGTGTGGCCGTATCGTCATCTCGCCGACGCGGACTGCGCCGCAGCGACCACGGGGTGGCGCCGCTTCCTATGGATCAATCAGCTGACCGGCTTCGGCGTGACGCTCCTGCTCATCTGGTGGTGGTTCGTCGCCTGA
- a CDS encoding UPF0182 family protein encodes MTTTSAPNQATPSPLRRAVGITLAVIAALVVAFFTFASLFADWLWYEQLGFDSVLVTQWTARVTMFVIGFAAMAIPVFVAIQLAYRLRPVYARLTSQLDHYQEVVEPLRRLAMWGIPVFFGFFSGFAASAQWETVWLWLNRVSTGKADPQFGLDTGFYLFELPFYSSVLGFASAVLLVCLAVTAVVAYLYGAVRVGQRELRISKSARIQLAVLAGLYLAVQAVSIWLDRYKTLLAQNDRITGAGYTDVNAIIPGLAILSIVAAIVAALFFVTAIIGRWRFPLIATGLLIVSSLVVGVAYPWFVNQFQVIPNQERLESTYYQRNIDATKAAYGIDGLEKEDYTARTTVESGQLREDAETTSSIRIMDPAIIPPTVRQLEQYRSYYQFPEALDVDRYEIDGKSQDTVTAVRELNLSQLGQAASWYNTTLVYTHGYGMVAAKGNDRTPDGDPVFLERGIPASGVLTSQEKYEPRIYFGESSPTYSIVGAPEGTDDIELDYPRGTDEGAAQTKTTFSGDGGPEIGGIFNRLIYSLKFQSTDILFSDAVNEKSQILYDRDPLTRVQKAAPYLELDNDPYPSIVDGRIVWIVDGYTLSANYPYSSIVSLRQAISDTTTTAARVALDDINYIRNSVKATVDAYDGSVTLYAWDETDPLLKAWQNVYPNTLKPISEMSGDLMSHVRYPSDLFKVQRAMLGTYHVDDAASFYARDNAWKTPNDPVSNRDVLQPPYYLTMQMPGQDAPSYSMFSSFIPASEGEGSRNVLMGYLAVDANAGSEKGVKGEGYGKLRMLEISADVSVPGPGQVQNTFNSNQEISSQVNLLKQGQSEVLNGNLLTLPVGGGLLYVQPVFVQASSGTQLPALRKILVAFGDKVAFEDTLQEALDEIFGGDSGASTGDGDVTPTPTPTPSPSETPGTDPGTGGQNGDSLEQALAAARTAMEERDAALKAGDLTAFAEADKKLTDAVERLLALSGD; translated from the coding sequence GTGACCACGACCTCAGCGCCGAACCAGGCCACGCCCAGTCCGCTCCGCCGCGCCGTCGGCATCACCCTCGCGGTGATCGCCGCCCTCGTGGTGGCGTTCTTCACCTTCGCGAGCCTCTTCGCCGACTGGCTGTGGTACGAGCAGCTCGGGTTCGACAGCGTCCTCGTGACGCAGTGGACCGCGCGCGTGACCATGTTCGTCATCGGCTTCGCCGCCATGGCGATCCCCGTCTTCGTGGCCATCCAGCTCGCCTACCGACTACGGCCGGTGTACGCCCGGCTCACCTCGCAACTCGACCACTACCAGGAGGTGGTCGAGCCGCTGCGCCGTCTCGCGATGTGGGGAATCCCGGTCTTCTTCGGGTTCTTCTCCGGCTTCGCCGCGTCGGCCCAGTGGGAGACGGTGTGGCTGTGGCTGAACCGCGTTTCCACGGGGAAGGCCGACCCGCAGTTCGGTCTGGACACCGGCTTCTATCTCTTCGAGCTCCCGTTCTACAGCTCCGTTCTCGGCTTCGCGTCAGCCGTTCTGCTCGTGTGCCTCGCTGTCACCGCCGTCGTCGCCTACCTCTACGGTGCCGTTCGCGTCGGCCAGCGCGAGCTTCGGATCTCGAAGTCGGCGCGTATCCAGCTCGCCGTGCTGGCGGGTCTCTACCTCGCGGTGCAGGCGGTCAGCATCTGGCTCGACCGCTACAAGACGCTCCTCGCCCAGAACGATCGCATCACCGGCGCCGGCTACACCGATGTGAACGCGATCATCCCCGGGCTTGCGATCCTCTCGATCGTCGCGGCGATCGTCGCCGCGCTGTTCTTCGTCACGGCGATCATCGGTCGCTGGCGTTTCCCGCTCATCGCGACCGGTCTTCTCATCGTGTCGTCGCTCGTCGTGGGCGTCGCGTACCCGTGGTTCGTCAACCAGTTCCAGGTGATCCCCAACCAGGAGCGCCTCGAGAGCACCTACTACCAGCGCAACATCGACGCGACGAAGGCCGCGTACGGCATCGACGGCCTCGAGAAGGAGGACTACACCGCGCGCACCACGGTGGAGTCCGGCCAGTTGCGCGAGGATGCCGAGACCACCTCGTCCATCCGCATCATGGACCCGGCGATCATCCCGCCGACGGTGCGTCAGCTGGAGCAGTACCGGTCGTACTACCAGTTCCCCGAGGCGCTCGACGTCGACCGGTACGAGATCGACGGCAAGTCGCAGGACACGGTCACGGCCGTGCGTGAGCTCAACCTCTCCCAGCTCGGTCAGGCGGCATCGTGGTACAACACGACGCTCGTCTACACCCACGGCTACGGCATGGTCGCGGCAAAGGGTAACGACCGCACGCCCGACGGCGACCCCGTCTTCCTCGAGCGTGGAATCCCGGCTTCGGGCGTGCTGACGTCGCAGGAGAAGTACGAGCCGCGGATCTACTTCGGCGAGTCGTCGCCCACCTACTCGATCGTCGGCGCGCCCGAGGGTACGGACGACATCGAGCTGGACTACCCGCGCGGCACCGACGAGGGCGCGGCGCAGACGAAGACGACCTTCTCGGGCGACGGTGGGCCGGAGATCGGTGGCATCTTCAACCGGCTCATCTACTCCCTGAAGTTCCAGTCGACCGACATCCTCTTCTCGGATGCCGTCAACGAGAAGTCGCAGATCCTCTACGACCGCGATCCGCTGACGCGTGTGCAGAAGGCGGCACCGTACCTCGAGCTCGACAACGACCCGTACCCGTCGATCGTCGACGGCCGGATCGTCTGGATCGTCGACGGGTACACGCTGAGTGCGAACTACCCGTACTCGTCGATCGTGAGCCTCCGTCAGGCCATCAGCGACACGACGACAACCGCCGCGCGCGTCGCGCTCGACGACATCAACTACATCCGCAACTCCGTGAAGGCGACCGTCGACGCGTACGACGGCTCCGTCACGCTGTACGCGTGGGACGAGACCGACCCGCTGCTCAAGGCGTGGCAGAACGTGTATCCGAACACGCTCAAGCCCATCTCGGAGATGTCCGGCGATCTGATGAGCCACGTGCGCTACCCGAGCGACCTCTTCAAGGTGCAGCGCGCCATGCTCGGCACCTACCACGTCGACGACGCAGCCTCGTTCTACGCGCGCGACAACGCGTGGAAGACGCCGAACGACCCGGTGTCCAACCGCGATGTGCTCCAGCCTCCGTACTACCTGACGATGCAGATGCCGGGGCAGGACGCTCCGTCGTACTCGATGTTCTCGTCGTTCATCCCTGCCTCCGAGGGCGAGGGGTCGAGGAACGTGCTGATGGGCTATTTGGCCGTCGATGCGAACGCCGGGTCGGAGAAGGGCGTGAAGGGCGAGGGGTACGGCAAGCTGCGGATGCTGGAGATCAGTGCCGACGTGAGCGTGCCGGGCCCGGGTCAGGTGCAGAACACCTTCAACTCGAACCAGGAGATCTCCTCGCAGGTGAACCTGCTGAAGCAGGGGCAGTCCGAGGTACTCAACGGCAACCTGCTGACGCTGCCGGTCGGCGGCGGTCTGCTCTACGTGCAGCCCGTCTTCGTGCAGGCCTCCAGCGGAACCCAGCTGCCGGCGCTCCGGAAGATCCTCGTCGCCTTCGGTGACAAGGTTGCCTTCGAAGACACGCTGCAGGAGGCGCTCGACGAGATCTTCGGCGGAGATTCCGGTGCCAGCACCGGCGACGGAGACGTGACGCCGACGCCGACACCGACTCCGTCGCCGAGCGAGACGCCGGGTACCGATCCCGGCACCGGCGGCCAGAACGGCGATTCGCTCGAGCAGGCGCTGGCGGCCGCCCGCACGGCGATGGAGGAGCGGGACGCGGCACTGAAGGCGGGAGACCTCACGGCCTTCGCCGAGGCCGACAAGAAGCTCACGGATGCCGTCGAGCGGCTGCTCGCGCTGAGCGGCGACTGA
- the crtI gene encoding phytoene desaturase family protein, translating into MSRTATIIGGGIAGLATAALLAEDGWSVTLFEARDDVGGRAGSWTRDGFRFDTGPSWYLMPEVFDHFFALLGTSSEAELDLVPLTPAYRVYAQPDGEGPGDRVDVVTGRDAVRELFESREPGSGPRLDAYLDSAADAYDLAVSQFLYDTYASTEGLRDRRVLSQLGRLAPLLLRPLASHVARFFSDPVLRQILGYPAVFLGASPFDAPSLYHLMSHLDLDDGVQYPRGGFTEVIAAIERLARARGVDIRTNAAVDEILVENRSATGVRLADGHVHLSDIVVSGADLHHTETALLPAAHRAYPERWWRRRKPGPGALLLLLGVDGDLPELEHHTLLFARDWEKNFGDIYGAQTRIPEPASLYVCRPSATDDTVAPAGSENLFVLVPIPADPALGHGGVDRGGDARVEEMADRVIDQIAQWAGIPDLAARVRVRRTIMPADFEQDLHAWRGGALGLSHTLTQSAIFRPRNASSKVADLYYAGSTVLPGIGLPMCLISAELVVKRLRGDRGAGRLPVPARAED; encoded by the coding sequence ATGAGCCGCACAGCGACGATCATCGGCGGTGGCATCGCGGGGCTCGCGACCGCAGCCCTTCTCGCGGAGGACGGCTGGTCGGTCACGCTCTTCGAGGCCCGCGACGACGTCGGCGGGCGCGCGGGCAGCTGGACGCGCGATGGATTCCGCTTCGATACCGGCCCGAGCTGGTACCTCATGCCCGAGGTGTTCGATCACTTCTTCGCCCTGCTGGGCACGAGCTCTGAGGCCGAGCTCGATCTCGTGCCCCTGACCCCCGCATACCGCGTGTACGCGCAGCCCGACGGCGAGGGCCCCGGTGACCGCGTCGACGTCGTCACGGGCCGGGACGCCGTGCGGGAACTGTTCGAGTCGCGCGAACCCGGCTCGGGTCCGCGCCTGGATGCGTATCTCGACTCCGCGGCGGACGCGTACGACCTGGCGGTGTCGCAGTTCCTGTACGACACCTACGCCTCGACCGAGGGCCTGCGCGACCGTCGGGTGCTGTCGCAGTTGGGGCGCCTCGCACCGCTGCTGTTGCGGCCCCTCGCGTCGCACGTCGCCCGGTTCTTCTCCGACCCCGTGCTGCGCCAGATCCTGGGCTACCCGGCGGTCTTCCTGGGCGCCTCGCCGTTCGACGCGCCGAGTCTCTACCACCTGATGTCGCACCTCGATCTCGATGACGGCGTGCAGTACCCCCGCGGTGGCTTCACGGAGGTGATCGCGGCGATAGAGCGGTTGGCCCGCGCCCGCGGTGTCGACATCCGTACGAACGCCGCAGTCGACGAGATCCTCGTCGAGAACCGATCGGCGACGGGGGTCAGGCTTGCCGACGGGCACGTCCACCTCTCCGACATCGTCGTCTCCGGCGCCGACCTCCACCACACCGAGACGGCCCTCCTGCCCGCCGCGCACCGCGCCTACCCCGAACGGTGGTGGCGACGCCGCAAGCCCGGCCCCGGCGCCCTGCTGCTCCTTCTCGGGGTAGACGGAGACCTCCCGGAGCTGGAGCACCACACGCTGTTGTTCGCCCGCGACTGGGAGAAGAACTTCGGCGACATCTACGGTGCGCAGACGCGTATTCCCGAACCGGCATCCCTGTACGTGTGCCGTCCGTCGGCGACCGATGACACCGTGGCGCCCGCGGGATCGGAGAACCTGTTCGTCCTGGTTCCGATTCCCGCCGACCCCGCACTCGGTCACGGCGGCGTCGATCGCGGCGGCGACGCGCGCGTGGAAGAGATGGCCGATCGGGTCATCGATCAGATCGCACAGTGGGCCGGCATCCCTGATCTCGCCGCCCGCGTCCGCGTGCGTCGCACGATCATGCCCGCCGACTTCGAGCAGGATCTGCATGCGTGGCGCGGCGGGGCGCTCGGGCTGTCGCACACGCTCACTCAGAGCGCGATCTTCCGCCCCCGCAACGCGTCGTCGAAGGTCGCCGACCTCTACTACGCCGGCTCGACGGTGCTGCCCGGCATCGGGCTTCCCATGTGCCTCATCTCGGCGGAACTCGTGGTCAAGCGCCTCCGCGGCGACCGCGGAGCCGGGCGACTTCCCGTGCCGGCGCGGGCGGAGGACTGA
- a CDS encoding PDZ domain-containing protein has protein sequence MALFDERDDIVRAPRRRMPRTTIAGIWAVTVALVALLALTVLPTSFVVQQPGPVFNTLGTAEGPDGTQVPLISVAGADTFETSGSLDLLTVQVVGNRDRTPSWFELALAWFDPSRAVLPLDDIFPADQTTEERNEQSAAMMVDSQKEATAAALTELGYDVKPMVRVYSLTDDSAATGILEPDDIIRAVDGTAVTDTGALRDLINAADGAPVRLTIERGDKTEDVEIQPRRTDIDGEQLWLIGVTTLHDYVFPIDVTIQLDNVGGPSAGMMFALGIIDTLSEGELNGGLDVAGTGTIDSAGTVGPIGGIRQKLYGASGAGADYFLAPESNCNEVVGHVPAGLRVFSVATLDDALDVLSTLRDGGDLDTLPTCR, from the coding sequence GTGGCACTGTTCGATGAACGCGACGACATCGTGCGCGCCCCTCGCCGGCGGATGCCGCGCACCACGATCGCGGGCATCTGGGCGGTCACCGTCGCCCTCGTCGCGCTTCTCGCTCTCACCGTCCTGCCCACGTCGTTCGTCGTCCAGCAGCCCGGTCCCGTCTTCAACACGCTCGGGACGGCGGAGGGACCCGACGGCACCCAGGTGCCGCTGATCTCGGTGGCCGGCGCCGACACCTTCGAGACGAGCGGTTCGCTCGACCTCCTCACGGTGCAGGTCGTCGGCAATCGCGATCGCACACCGTCGTGGTTCGAGCTCGCGCTCGCGTGGTTCGATCCTTCGCGTGCGGTCCTTCCCCTCGACGACATCTTCCCGGCCGATCAGACCACCGAGGAGCGCAACGAGCAGAGTGCGGCGATGATGGTCGACTCGCAGAAGGAGGCGACGGCCGCGGCGCTCACCGAGCTCGGCTACGACGTGAAGCCGATGGTTCGCGTCTACTCGCTCACCGATGACTCCGCGGCGACCGGCATCCTCGAGCCCGACGACATCATCCGTGCCGTCGACGGCACCGCCGTCACCGATACCGGCGCGCTCCGCGACCTCATCAATGCGGCCGACGGCGCGCCCGTCCGGCTGACCATCGAGCGCGGCGACAAGACGGAGGACGTCGAGATCCAGCCCCGGCGCACCGACATCGACGGCGAGCAGCTCTGGCTCATCGGGGTGACGACGCTGCACGACTACGTGTTCCCCATCGACGTGACCATCCAGCTCGACAACGTCGGCGGCCCGAGCGCCGGGATGATGTTCGCGCTCGGGATCATCGACACCCTCAGCGAGGGGGAGCTCAACGGGGGCCTGGACGTCGCGGGAACCGGAACGATCGATTCGGCGGGGACGGTCGGGCCGATCGGCGGCATCCGCCAGAAGCTCTACGGCGCTTCGGGAGCGGGCGCGGACTACTTCCTCGCTCCCGAGAGCAACTGCAACGAGGTCGTCGGCCATGTACCCGCCGGGCTCCGCGTCTTCTCGGTCGCCACTCTCGACGATGCGCTCGACGTGCTCTCGACGCTGCGAGACGGGGGAGACCTCGACACCCTCCCGACCTGCCGCTGA